Genomic segment of Alcanivorax borkumensis SK2:
GCTCCATCACGCCCATTCACGCCAGACCGCTGGCTGGAAGGCGGCGATAGCGTCACCGTGGGGGAAACCCGTTTCGAAGTGCGCCACTGCCCCGGGCACACTCCCGGCCACGTAGTGTTCTACCAGCCCGAAGCAAAACTGGTGGTGGTGGGTGATGTCCTATTTAACGGTTCCATAGGCCGCACGGATTTCCCCAAAGGCGACCACGACACACTGATCCAAGCGATCAAGGACCAGCTGCTAACCTTGGACGACGACGTGTCCTTTATTCCCGGCCACGGCCCCATGTCCACCATTGGCCATGAACGCAGCCACAACCCTTTCGTATCTGGCAAACACGGATAAACATGGATTCAGTGGTAATGAAGTGGCTGCTCACCGTGATGGTGCTGCTGGTCGGCTGGGTATTGTCCATCGCCCTGCGTGGGGCAACCAAACGGCTGGGCCGCCGCCGGGGCTATAGTCGCGCGCGTATTTTTCAAACCGCCGTGGTGATCAACAGCAGCAGCTTGCTCCTTTGCCTGTTGGCGCTAAGCATTTTGTGGGGCTTAAAAGGCGACGGCATCATGGTTTTCGCCACCTCACTGATGGCACTGCTCGGCGTGGCGCTGTTTGCTAGCTGGTCCATGCTGAGCAACACTACCGCCGCCATCATTCTGTTCTTCAGTGCGCCTTACCGGGTCGGCGACCGAATCCGCTTACTGGACGGCGACAACACTGTCACCGGCCAGGTCCGCCACATGGGGCTGATCTTCATTACCATTCAAGATGAACTGGGCCATCGCTACACCCTGCCCAACAACCTGCTGCTGCAGAAAACCGTCATCCAGCTACGCGGCGACACTCTGCCCCGGGATCAAAAACATATCAAAGCAGACTAACCCCCCGTTCTCGCCACATTCAGAGTCCGGTAAAGTAATAACAGCGAAGAAGCATCGGCCCAACGAATAGAGCACGCGGTCAAAAAAATGGCCATGCTCGCCCTGCTTCTTCCCCTTATTGCCGTAGCGACCCTACTGAGCGGCGGCCAACGTAATCGGGGGCTAGGCGCAGCATCCGCCGAAGGCTCCCGCCAGCAAAGAGGCCCAACAATGAGTAACACCAGCACCGCCAACCTGGCTCGCATCATCTATGTGCTACATTTGCTGGGTCTGATCACCGGCGGGCTTACCGCCATTGTCGGCGTGATTCTTGCTCACATTAATGTCAGCGATGCTCCACCACCGCTACGCGAGCATTTTCGGTTTCAGTACCGCACCTTCTGGATTGGCCTGCTGTACTGGTTTATTGCCGGCATCACCACCCTGGCCCTGATTGGCTGGCTGTTGATGGTGCTAATCTCCGTCTGGTGGATTGTACGGTGCGCCCGGGGCATGTCTGCCCTGAATCGCAACCAGCCACCTAGCAAGGTGGAGAGCTGGGGGTTCTAATACCCCTATCGATTTGTCACATAACTGACACAGGCGCAGGCCAGACTGGCCGGCCGCGTCATCAACCGCCCTAAGGAGAAGTCATGTTGCCCCTGCGCCTGCTTACCGTAACCCTTTGCGCCCTGTTTCTGGCCGCCTGCGCCCGCAGCCCCGTGGTACAGCTATACGATGGCCCAGCCAAAGCCGACAGCCAAGTGCTCACCGTTAAGGTGCCCAGCGAAATCGAAGTGTTCACCATTAACGGCAAAGAACTGGAAGGCGTAAACACCTTTTTCGCCACCGACTTTAAGGAACTGAAGTTAGCGCCCGGCCGCTATGAAATCCTCGCCTATTACAAAGAGTTATGGCAACTGGATGTGGACAATCATGAGATTGTGAAAACCAACCCAGCCAACTTCATCATCGATGGCAAGGCAGGCGACCAATGGCAGCTGGGCTTCGACAAACCCCAGAATGTGGAAGAGGCCCGCGCCATGGAAGACAGCTTTAGCGGCTGGGCCAGCAATACCGAAACCGGGGAAAAAGTGGCGGCCAAAGAATCTGATCTGATCCTTAACCGCGGTTTCCTGGCGCCAATCACCGGCGAAGAAGTCACCACCGCTACCAGCAACAGCATTGCCCCCCAAAATGCAGCAGGGGCCAATGCCGCCAATGCACAAAAGAGCACCAGCGTCGCGCCCGGGGCCAGCTACTTGGATACGCTTAAAGCGCAATGGAAACAGGCCACCCAGCAAGAGCGTCGCGAATTCCTGCAGTGGATCTCAGAATAACCCAACACCGCATGCGTTCACGCGGGCAGGCAAGCGGCACCGCCCGCGCCTTGCCCGCGCCTTACCCACACAAGGCTCCTTCAGGCTCGGCGAGTCACTCCCCCTGAATCGTCGCCACTAGCCGCCTTGTGCCAGCGTTATCGCGATGTTCGCACAGGTAAATACCCTGCCACGTGCCTAGCGCCAGCCGCCCGTTACTAATAGGCAAGCTCAATGAAGGGCCTATCAGTACGCTCTTAATGTGCGCCGGCATGTCATCCGGCCCTTCCAGAGTGTGCTCATAATACGGCGCGTTCTCCGGCACCATTACATTCAGGTGCCGCTCAAGATCACCGCGCACATCCGGGTCCGCATTTTCATTCACGGTGAGCGATGCAGAAGTGTGCTGAATAAACAGGTGCAGCAAGCCTATCTCTAGCTCAGCCAACTCCGGCAGCTGCTCCAACACTTCACGGGTCACCAAATGGCAGCCACGCCGTTTAGCGGTGAGAGTGATGTTGCTCTGTTTCCACATCGTCGTTCCCTCGCTGGCGGTTAAAAAGCCTTTTGCATGGCCGGCCTGAAAGCCCGCGCAGGCCTTAGACCCTAGCGCCTAATGCTGAACACGACAGACTGTATTTTGACCGCACAGCATTCACAGGCATGCATAAAACCTAAAGGCCAAACCATTGTACTTATCGGTGCCGTCAGTGGCATCCATGCCGAGGCTGCGGGGATCAGCGACAGATCAACACACCACGTTCATTGGCGTACCCGCCTGCCATTGGCGAATATTCTCCACCACACCATTAAGCAACCGTTGCCGGGATTCGCGGGTGCCCCAGGCATTGTGGGGGGTAATCAACAGGTTGGGGATACCGTCCGCCAGCAACGGATGCGCCATCGAAGGCGGCTCGCTGCTGAGCACATCCAACCCGGCCCCGCCAAGTTGCCCACTGCGCAACGCTTGCGCCAATGCAGGCTCATCAATCAACCCGCCGCGGGCGGTGTTCAGCAACACTGCGCCGGGTTTCATCTGCGACAAAAACGCCGCGTCCACTAGCTTGTCGGTCTGCGCTGTTAGCGGGCAATGCAGGCTAATCACATCCGCCGCCGGCAACAGCTCCGCCATCGGTACCCGGCCGGGCTGATTGCCCTGGGCCTGAAACGATTCGGCAACCAGCACCTGCATGCCAAACGCCTTTGCCAGCCGGGCAACTTCGCGGCCCAAATCGCCATAACCGATAACCCCGAACGTTTTACCCGACAGCTCCATCATTGGATGGTCAAGCAGGCAGAACTGCGAGGCACGGCTCCACTCCCCGCTACGCACCGCTTCATGGTAGGGAACCAGCCGAGCCGCCAGCGACAACAGCAGGGCCATCGTATGCTGTGCCACCGAGGCGCGCGCATAGCCCGTCACATTGCAAACCGTGATGCCCAGGGCAGAGGCCGCAGCCAAATCCACATTATTGGTACCAGTGGCGCAAATGCAGATAAGCTTAAGGGAAGGACAGGCTTTCAGCGTGGCGGCATCCAAAACGACCTTGTTGGTCACCACCACCTGCGCACCTTCCAGCCTAGCCGCACACTGGTCGGCACGGGTCTGCGGGTAGCACGCCCACGACAACAAAGTGTCGAAGGTGCTGAAGTCCAGCTCACTGGGAACCAGGGTATCGGTATCCAGAAAAACGCCTTGCATAACCTGTCACCGTTGGGGAAGAAGGGAGGCCTGCCATGCTAACGGATTTATTGGAAAAAATGGGCTTCGACCTGCCGCAGCAGGAGTGGCAAAAACCCATCATTGGCGTTAGTGCCTGCCTCACCGGGCAAAAGGTACGCTACGACGGCGACCACAAACACAATGCCATTGTGATCCACCAGCTGGCGCCCTGGTTACGCTTTCGGGAAACCTGCCCGGAGGTGGCCATTGGCCTGCCCGTACCGCGCCCCCCTATTCAGGTGGTGCAACTGGAGGGCCGCCTGCGGGTTCGGGGAGTCGATCAGCCCCAACAGGATGTGACCGACGCACTGGAAAACGTGGCGGCCACATTGCAACAACCCTTGAGTGGTTTCGTCCTCAAAGCCCGCTCGCCCAGTTGTGGTTACCTGAACACCCCGGTACATAACCCCCAAGGCCAACAAATCGGCATAGCCTCCGGCGCCTTCGCCAATAAGCTCCACCAACACTTCCCGCGCATTGCGCTGGCCAACGAAGAAGACATGGAAAAGCCCGCTTGCCTGCAGGCCTTTGTGCTACAGGCATACTGCTACCACCAGTGGCGCCACAACGATCAGCAAGGCCAATGGCTACATCACATGCAGCAGCAAACCGAGCAGTTGGATGAGCCGCTGCGCAATGACATGCGCCAGTACCTGGAGCAGCTCGGCCAGGCCATGCATTAAGAGGGTCGCTCAGGCTCTCGTGTTACGTCTTTCAAGCGAATTCGACTTACAAAACCGCACGGTTCATCGGTATGGCGAATTAGGCCGAAGGCCGTCATCCGACTCCACACCGAGAATCGTTTTGGCAAAAAAAAACGCACGGCCCTAAAACCGTGCGCTTTTATTTATCCGTACCGTATTCAGGACACCTTGCTCAACACCGCTTCATTACGGTACGTCACGTCATAATCATCAAGATCAAACACACTCAGCCGTCGCTTCAATTCGGCCAATGACCAAGGCCAGGCGGCGAAGTTGCGGCCGTTCTGGTCCAGGTAATAGCTCTTGCAGCCACCACTATTAAACACCGTGCCTTTCAAGTGTTTTTGCACCTTGGCGTTATGCTGTCTGAGCACATCAGAGCGAATGGAGATTTTGCCAATATCGTTGTCCTTCACTTTTTTCAGGCCATCGATAATGTAATCCAGCTGCGCCTCGGCCAGCCCGATAAAGGAGTCGTAGACCAAAACGTTGGGGCCCAGCACCAAAAACGCATTGGGCGTATTTTCCAAGGCCGCGCCCAGATACGCTTCCGGCGACGTGTCTTTCCAAAGGTCCGACAGGCGATCACCATTGGCATTCACCACCTTGCTGCCAATCGGCGGGTGCGACACTTCAAAGCCGGTACCCCAGATAATCACATCCACTTCATGGCGTTCACCGTTGGCCGCGACCACAGTATTGCCATCCACTTCTACCAACCCGTGGGGAATCAGGTGGGTATTGTCTGCCTGCAAAGCCGGGTAGTAATCATTGGCGAACAGCACGCGCTTGCAGCCCAGGGTAAAGTCCGGCGTTACCGCCTTGCGCAAGGCCTTGTCACTAATCTGTAGCCGTAGCAGCTGTTTTGCTGCAGTACTAATGGGCCTCAACACCTTAGGGTTACGCAGGCCAAAGTTAATCACATTCAGCGATCTGGACACCGCATTGCGCCAGCCACGCTGAATCACCGGCAGCACTTCAATCGTCTGTTTGACTCTATCCCCCAGTGGCAGGTCCGGCTTGGGCAGCACCCAAGGCGCCGTGCGCTGGAACACAAACAACTCTTTCACCTTGGGCTGAATCTGCGGCACGAATTGAATGGCTGACGCGCCAGTACCGATCACCGCCACCCGTTTCCCGGTCAGGTCGTAATCGTGGTTCCACTTGGCGGAATGGAACATTTCCCCGCTGAAGCTTTCCAGCCCAGGGAGCACAGGGGTCTTGGATTCGGTAATCGGCCCGGTGGCAAAAACCACCGTCCGCGCCAAGTGCTCTCCGTTAGAGGTTCCCAACACCCAAAGGTAACGACTTTCATCCCAGGTCGCGCTCTGCAAATTCGTATTGAATTCAATCAGCGGCGTAATATCAAAATTGTCACTCACCTCTTCCAAGTAGCTGAGAATTTCAGGCTGCTTAGCAAACAGGTGGCTCCACTTGCTGCTCAACGCAAATGAATAGGAATACAACGATGACGGCACATCACAACCACAGCCGGGGTAGGTATTTTCCCGCCAGGTGCCTCCCACTCGGTCCGCTCGCTCGATGATTTTGAAATTGTTATAGCCTTCTTTCTTCAGCTTGATCGCGGCGGCAATACCGGAGATACCGGCACCGACAATAAACGAATCATAAATTTTTTCCGCAGGGCCCTTGGCCGCTGAGGGTTTGGTTTTTTTTGCTGCGGCCATGTTATGCCTCCTTGGTGCGAACAAAGCGGTAAGAGAAACTCATGAACTTGGCGTAAAGACGGGGCGACGCCCGCTTCATTATCCAAAACAGTTTGGCGTCCACCTGGGGGGTGGTGTACAGCTCGCCCTTATCCAGGCGGTTCAGGGTCAGCTTGGCCACGCTCTCACTGGTGGTCATGGCGTAGTTCATTAGCGCATGATCCGCCAGCTTGGCGTACCGGTCGGGGATACGGCCATTCTTAATAATATTGGTGGGCACCAGTGTCGGGCACAGCACATTCACCCGAATATTATCCTTGGCCAATTCCGAAAACAGGGTTTCAGACAGGGCACGTACCCCTGCCTTGCTCACGTTATAGGCGCTCATTTCTGGCGCCGCTGTGTACGACGCCGCAGACGCCACATTGATAATGGCGCCGTGCCCCTGCGTCTTGAAACCGGGTACAAAATAATGGCACCCGTTGATCACGCCCCACAGATTCACATGCATGCACCACTGCCAGTCTTCCAGGCTCAGCTCATCGAACATGCCCCCCAGACCAACGCCGGCGTTGTTGACGACCAGGGTTACCGGGTGCCCCAGCAACGCTGCGGATTTTTCGGCCAAGGCAGCGACCTGCTTGGCATCGCCCACGTCACAGTGAACGGCAAACCCCTTCGCGCCCTGCGCGTTCAGTAACGCCACCGTTTCTTCGGCAGCCTTCAGATTCACATCGGCACAGACCACCGCGCCACCGCGCTTGCCCAGCTCCAGTGCAAAGCTGCGACCGATACCACTACCGGCGCCGGTCACCACCGCATAGGCATTTTTACTGGGCTTGATAAAACGCTGCTTCAAAAAATTCATCATTACGATTATCTCAACAGGTTATGGCGACACGCTCGATTAAACAGGCGCACCGGCAACATCACGCTCGCAGTGTCGGCACCCATGCCTTAATCAGATTCCGCGTCTTAAAGTACACAGTGGCAAGCGCGGCATCGTAAAAAACAGCATCGAGCCCCCTAACATACAAAGTGGAATTCATATGCCAGCGGGAGGCCTGCGGGGGGTTTCCCCGGTTTTCGGCGCGAATGAATTAATGGCACGATAAAGCGAATGCTTGTTCGGGTTCAATTCGGATTGTTATGCCGCTAAGGCCCGGCCCAGCCAGAGAAGAGCGACGAAAGAGGAAAGCCCGACTTTAAAGGCTCTCATAGATAGTAAGCGCACACAAACAAGGCAGTTTCAGGTCGCCTGATTATGCAGCAGCACCGCCGCTATTAGCGCACCAGGCAGCGCAAAAAAACCGGCGCAGGCGCGCCGGTTATCGATCACAAAATCAGGGTCAGGCCGCCAGTAATCACGGCAAATAGCACCGTCAGCCAGACCAGTGTCCACCACGGGAACGGCGGTGGCGGCGGCTCCACTTCCAGCTGCTTTTCCAGGTAGTTTCTCAGCAGCTGGGTGTTACGGGTATTGGCTTTGTAAATCGCATCAAAGGCATCGCCTACCACCGGCAGCAAGCCACCCAAGAAGTCGATGCCCATGTTGCGCAGCATACGCAGCTTCACGCCCTTACTGGCGCCGGCCCGCTGGGCCTCCACCAGCACATAGCTGCCAAGCACTAGGCCTGCCGCATCACCGACTATCGGCACCAAACCAATAATCGCCTCGGCGCCAATTTGAAACTTGGTGAAGGGAATGCCAATACTGCTGTCAGTGAAGCGGCTGAATTTTTCCAACCGCTCCAGCGCGGCTTGCTGCTGCGCCTTGCTCCGATTTGCCATTAGATCTCCACGTACAGCTGGCCGCCTTCTTCCGTTACCGGCCAAGTTTCCAGGGCTTTCTCGCCCCGCACCACATTCAGTATTTGCACCCCCGGCGGGAAGTTCGCCCACTCGGTGACGGCACCGGTGCGGATATCAAACTTGGCCCGGTGCAGCGGGCACTGCACACACTGATCTTTAAGAATTTTGCCTTTGCCCAGCGACACAAACATATGGCTACAACGGGCCTGAGTGGCATAGAAGCCATCACTCAGGTGGTACACCACCAGCTTGGTGTCCCCCGCCTTCATGGCGCGGCTTTGTCCTTCCGGTAAATCTTGGCTGGCACAGAGTTCATAACGCATGGTGGTCTCCTTGCTGGCTGAGAATCAGTAATGAGTTGAACGTTCAACTCATTCATTCCAAATAGGTATACCCGCCCAACCCTTCGCGTACCAGTTCGATGAAGCCATCTTGTTCCGCTGCGCTTAAATGCGCTTGGCGACAATGCTGCTCCAAAGACGCCAATAGCCGGTCCGGGTCGTAATTCACGTAGCGTAACACCGAGCTCACCGTATCGCCTTGAATGGCGTGGTCCAGCACGATATTGCCCTGCGCATCCACATCCACATCCACGGAATCCGTATCCCCGAACAGGTTATGCATGTCGCCAAGGATTTCCTGGTAAGCGCCCACCATAAAAATGCCCAGGTGGCCGTTGAGCTGTTCCGGCAGCGGCAGGGTGGCTTCCACCCCTTCACCATCCACAAACTGGTCGATGCGGCCATCGGAATCACAGGTAATGTCCTGAATCACCGCACGGCGGGTCGCCGGTTTATCCAAACCGGAGAGCGGCAACACCGGGAACACCTGATTAATGCCCCACACATCCGGCACCGATTGGAACACTGAGAAATTCACGAACAACTTGTCCGCCAGGGTTTCGTTAAGGCTATCCAGCAGCGCCCGCTGCTGTTTGCGCAACGGATTCAGGCGGCCACGCAACGCCAGCAGGCAGTTGATGTATAACTGCTCGCCCCGCGCCCGCGCCGCCAGCCCTAACTCGCCTGCAATATAGCGCTGGTGAATATCCTGCCAGGCGCCGGCCACTTCCGAGAAACGCTCCAGCAGGTTGCCCGGCTCGCCGGCCAACACCTGTTGCAGGCCCCACAGCTGCTGCAGCTCCGGCGCATCATGCTCGGTGGGTGCATCCACCGCCACCGGCGCCATCTGTTCCTGGTCGGTGATATTCACCAGCAACACTGCATGGTGGGCGGTCAGCGCGCGGCCGGATTCGGAAATAATATGCGGCTCCGGCACGCCGTGCTCCGCACATTGCTGTTGCAGGGTCTGCACAATATGGCGGGCGTAATCGGCCACCCCATAATTCATGGAGCAGTAAGAACGAGAATGGGTGCCTTCATAGTCCACCCCCAGGCCGCCGCCCACATCCACGGTTTCCACCGCCGCGCCCAAGGCGCGCATCTCGGTGTAGTAACGGGCCGCTTCGCGCATGCCCGCTTTAATATCCTGAATATTGGCCACCTGGGAGCCCAAGTGAAAATGCAGCAGCTTCACGCAGTCCAGCCGCCCGGCGGCGCGGCAATGCTCAATGGCCGCCATCAGCTGCGGCGCACTCAAACCAAACTTGGATTTTTCACCGCCGGTGTTCTGCCAGTTACCCTTGCTGATACTCATCAGCCGTACCCGCAGGCCAATGCGCGGCGACACCCCCAGTTCATCGGCCAGTGCCAGCAGCGCCGGCAGCTCGGAGGTTTTTTCCACCACGATCTGCACATGGAACCCCAGCTTTTCGCCCATCAACGCCAAACGCAGGTATTCCGCATCCTTGTAGCCATTGCAGACAATGGTGTCGCCGGGGTTGGACAATGCCAGCACCGCCAACAACTCGGGCTTGGAACCGGCTTCCAGCCCTACCCGCTCGCCGTCATCGCGGGCACGGAGGATTTCGTGCACCACCCGGCGCTGCTGGTTCACCTTAATCGGGTACACCGGCGTGTAGTCACCCTGATACTGGTGCCCCTCGATAGCCTCCCGAAAGGCGCCCGCCAGCAGCTTCACCCGTTGGCGCAAAATGCCAGAGAAGCGCGCCAGCACCGGCGCCCGCAGGCCAGCCGCCCGGCAGCGTTCCAGCACCGCTTCCAGCGTGGCTTGGCCGCCTTGCTCGCCATTGGGGCGCACACACAGCTGGCCCTGGCCGTCGATACGGAAGTAACTGTCGCCCCAACGATCCACGTTATAGATATCGCTGGCGGGTACGGGAGAGTTATCGGTCATTGCGGGTCCTGAAAAAACGCCTGCACGCAACACGCGGGCAGGCCATCATGCGGTTAATGGTCGCCATTATGCCTGCCGGAAGGCCGCGCTAGCACCCATTTTTCATGCTTTCACAGGAGCCGTTCTGGTCTTACAATCGCCCCTATTGTCCACCACGGAGCCCGCCCGCTCCCAGCCACCGGAATCGCCCATGAGCAGCACCACAAAAAACTGGTTTTACGAGCACTTCGACTCCGCTGGCACTGCCTTCGGCCTGCGCCTGAAACAAAAGCTGGAAGAAGTACAAACCGAGTACCAGCACATCGAGATGTGGGAAACCGACACCTTCGGTTACCTGATGACCATCGATGGCGCCACCATGCTTTCCACCCGCGACAACTTTCTCTACCACGAGATGATGTCGCACCCGGTACTGTTCAGCCATGCCAGCCCCAAGCGCGTCATCATTATTGGTGGCGGCGACTGCGGCACCCTGCGTGAAGTGCTGCGTCATCCGAGCGTGGAAAAAGCCACCCAGATCGACATCGACGAAATGGTCACCCGCTATTCCGAGAAATACTTCCCAGAATTGTGCGAGTCCAACGATGACAGCCGTGCCGAGCTATTGTTCGAAGATGGCGTGCAATACATGCGCAACTGTGAAGACGGCAGCGTGGACGTGATCATCGTCGATTCCACTGACCCGGTGGGCCCGGCGGAAGGTTTGTTCAAAGCCGACTTCTTCCGCGATTGCCACCGCGTGCTGGCCGACGGCGGCATCATCGTGCAGCAATCTGAATCCCCGCTGCTGCACAGCGACACCATCATTAAAGACCTGCATACCAACATGCGCGAAGCGGGCTTCACCACCACCCAAACCCTGCCCTTCCCGCAGCCGGTGTACCCCAGCGGCTGGTGGAGCTGCACCCTGGCGGGAAAAAACACCGACGTGAGCCGCTTCCGGGAAGCCGATGCCACCGGCAAAGGGTTTGATACCCGCTACTATTCAGCGGCGATTCATAAAGGGGCGTTGGTGATGCCGCCGTTTATGGAAGCGGCGATTAAGCGCTGAATTGAACGTTAAAAAAATGCCCTTGTCTTCGCTGGAAGCAAGGGCATTTTTATGAAGAAGACTTTTGGGAAACGGGAGACTTCACAATCATGCCTTCTCATCAACGCAAGACAACGGATGGAATAATATTTCTGATGCCAACCCAGAAAGAAGCCGAAACAAAGTTTTATCTCCATTACTTTCCCCAAGCTTCTCCATAAATGAAATAATTTGACCATAAAGATCTTGCCAAGTAATGCACCTAACGTTCAACCTTGAAAGAGTATCCCTTATTGATTCTTGCTCTGACAAATACAAACTTTTTACTCGAGCATTACCCACGCTATCAGACAACATATCAAAATACCGGGGCCCAATATCAACAGGATTAATATTTGTTTGCGAAATAAATTTTTCATTTGCTTTTAACGGATAAACGAATAATAAATTTACAAAATCTCGCTTCCCGTTCTGAATTTCTTCACCAGCAATAAGAGCTACATATTTCGCCAATTGATCCAGCGATGTTTTTGCATTAAATTTTATCTCAATTGCAAAAATACATGACTCGGAGAGAAGAAAAGCATCGGGGGTCGTCGCGTTAGCTCCTGCAATCCAGGAATATCTATTCGAAATAGACTTACCCAAAACCTTCAAATCGCCGGGCACACTAAAATTCGCAACAGGACCAAATATTTCAGCCACAACTTCACCGGGAAGTATTGATAACGTCAAATTCAATATATGATTAAAGGTTTCTTCCTGACGCCGAATAAAAGCTTCATAGTCATCTCCAGACCGCACTCTCCTGTATAATGGCCCAGAAGGGTTTGTCATGGATTTCGGGACGCAAACCATATTGCCCTCTACCGTCCAATGACGCTTAGGGATAGATTTCAATCCCAAATATGATGGCACCCAGTAAAGCTCGTTAATTATATCCCAGTAACCTTCTGACCATGTCATCAAACAAGCTCCTTTAAATTCCACCATCCGATTAACAGCCCATTACAATGCAGACTGAAACTCCTGAATGAAAAAATCCCATATGTTTTTAAAAGTTAAAAATATATATTCCTATATGTCGTAGCGAAAACAACAATCAACTAGTTTTAGTTGATATCTAACCCCGAATCTACACAACCCGGCAAAACAAATAAATGAACATAACGAAATCTATTCCTTGTTAGCCCCCAGATTAGTTAGCGGAAGAAGGTGGCAGGCCATATAGTCCATGCTTAATTTGATGAAGAGGAAGGCGACAGCTTCAAGCACATAAAAAAGCCCGAAACATCTCTTAGGGTCCCAGGCTTTTCCTTACAGCTATTTTTTTACTTCTTCTTCAACAAAATCCAGTCGACCCTGTCCGAAGAACATTTCGTTGCCCACGAACATCGTCGGTGCGCCGA
This window contains:
- a CDS encoding DUF4112 domain-containing protein, translating into MANRSKAQQQAALERLEKFSRFTDSSIGIPFTKFQIGAEAIIGLVPIVGDAAGLVLGSYVLVEAQRAGASKGVKLRMLRNMGIDFLGGLLPVVGDAFDAIYKANTRNTQLLRNYLEKQLEVEPPPPPFPWWTLVWLTVLFAVITGGLTLIL
- a CDS encoding DUF2057 domain-containing protein, which produces MLPLRLLTVTLCALFLAACARSPVVQLYDGPAKADSQVLTVKVPSEIEVFTINGKELEGVNTFFATDFKELKLAPGRYEILAYYKELWQLDVDNHEIVKTNPANFIIDGKAGDQWQLGFDKPQNVEEARAMEDSFSGWASNTETGEKVAAKESDLILNRGFLAPITGEEVTTATSNSIAPQNAAGANAANAQKSTSVAPGASYLDTLKAQWKQATQQERREFLQWISE
- a CDS encoding SDR family NAD(P)-dependent oxidoreductase, encoding MMNFLKQRFIKPSKNAYAVVTGAGSGIGRSFALELGKRGGAVVCADVNLKAAEETVALLNAQGAKGFAVHCDVGDAKQVAALAEKSAALLGHPVTLVVNNAGVGLGGMFDELSLEDWQWCMHVNLWGVINGCHYFVPGFKTQGHGAIINVASAASYTAAPEMSAYNVSKAGVRALSETLFSELAKDNIRVNVLCPTLVPTNIIKNGRIPDRYAKLADHALMNYAMTTSESVAKLTLNRLDKGELYTTPQVDAKLFWIMKRASPRLYAKFMSFSYRFVRTKEA
- a CDS encoding MBL fold metallo-hydrolase → MKYAIVPVTPFQQNCSILKCEATNKVAIVDPGGDLENILTALEQIGGTPEKILVTHAHLDHIGAVADLAERLSLPIEGPHRDDQFWIDMLPQQAQMMGFAPSRPFTPDRWLEGGDSVTVGETRFEVRHCPGHTPGHVVFYQPEAKLVVVGDVLFNGSIGRTDFPKGDHDTLIQAIKDQLLTLDDDVSFIPGHGPMSTIGHERSHNPFVSGKHG
- a CDS encoding mechanosensitive ion channel domain-containing protein — translated: MDSVVMKWLLTVMVLLVGWVLSIALRGATKRLGRRRGYSRARIFQTAVVINSSSLLLCLLALSILWGLKGDGIMVFATSLMALLGVALFASWSMLSNTTAAIILFFSAPYRVGDRIRLLDGDNTVTGQVRHMGLIFITIQDELGHRYTLPNNLLLQKTVIQLRGDTLPRDQKHIKAD
- a CDS encoding 2-hydroxyacid dehydrogenase; the protein is MQGVFLDTDTLVPSELDFSTFDTLLSWACYPQTRADQCAARLEGAQVVVTNKVVLDAATLKACPSLKLICICATGTNNVDLAAASALGITVCNVTGYARASVAQHTMALLLSLAARLVPYHEAVRSGEWSRASQFCLLDHPMMELSGKTFGVIGYGDLGREVARLAKAFGMQVLVAESFQAQGNQPGRVPMAELLPAADVISLHCPLTAQTDKLVDAAFLSQMKPGAVLLNTARGGLIDEPALAQALRSGQLGGAGLDVLSSEPPSMAHPLLADGIPNLLITPHNAWGTRESRQRLLNGVVENIRQWQAGTPMNVVC
- a CDS encoding DUF4870 family protein codes for the protein MSNTSTANLARIIYVLHLLGLITGGLTAIVGVILAHINVSDAPPPLREHFRFQYRTFWIGLLYWFIAGITTLALIGWLLMVLISVWWIVRCARGMSALNRNQPPSKVESWGF
- a CDS encoding Rieske (2Fe-2S) protein translates to MRYELCASQDLPEGQSRAMKAGDTKLVVYHLSDGFYATQARCSHMFVSLGKGKILKDQCVQCPLHRAKFDIRTGAVTEWANFPPGVQILNVVRGEKALETWPVTEEGGQLYVEI
- a CDS encoding DUF523 domain-containing protein → MLTDLLEKMGFDLPQQEWQKPIIGVSACLTGQKVRYDGDHKHNAIVIHQLAPWLRFRETCPEVAIGLPVPRPPIQVVQLEGRLRVRGVDQPQQDVTDALENVAATLQQPLSGFVLKARSPSCGYLNTPVHNPQGQQIGIASGAFANKLHQHFPRIALANEEDMEKPACLQAFVLQAYCYHQWRHNDQQGQWLHHMQQQTEQLDEPLRNDMRQYLEQLGQAMH
- a CDS encoding secondary thiamine-phosphate synthase enzyme YjbQ; protein product: MWKQSNITLTAKRRGCHLVTREVLEQLPELAELEIGLLHLFIQHTSASLTVNENADPDVRGDLERHLNVMVPENAPYYEHTLEGPDDMPAHIKSVLIGPSLSLPISNGRLALGTWQGIYLCEHRDNAGTRRLVATIQGE
- a CDS encoding flavin-containing monooxygenase, whose product is MAAAKKTKPSAAKGPAEKIYDSFIVGAGISGIAAAIKLKKEGYNNFKIIERADRVGGTWRENTYPGCGCDVPSSLYSYSFALSSKWSHLFAKQPEILSYLEEVSDNFDITPLIEFNTNLQSATWDESRYLWVLGTSNGEHLARTVVFATGPITESKTPVLPGLESFSGEMFHSAKWNHDYDLTGKRVAVIGTGASAIQFVPQIQPKVKELFVFQRTAPWVLPKPDLPLGDRVKQTIEVLPVIQRGWRNAVSRSLNVINFGLRNPKVLRPISTAAKQLLRLQISDKALRKAVTPDFTLGCKRVLFANDYYPALQADNTHLIPHGLVEVDGNTVVAANGERHEVDVIIWGTGFEVSHPPIGSKVVNANGDRLSDLWKDTSPEAYLGAALENTPNAFLVLGPNVLVYDSFIGLAEAQLDYIIDGLKKVKDNDIGKISIRSDVLRQHNAKVQKHLKGTVFNSGGCKSYYLDQNGRNFAAWPWSLAELKRRLSVFDLDDYDVTYRNEAVLSKVS